The proteins below are encoded in one region of Triticum aestivum cultivar Chinese Spring chromosome 1B, IWGSC CS RefSeq v2.1, whole genome shotgun sequence:
- the LOC123091261 gene encoding cytochrome P450 71A1-like, with protein sequence MAVSLAAVLVLIPTLVVSLIYYLLSGKKPSSNGQRRLPPSPPGLPFLGHLHFLGSLPHRGLGSLAAKHGPVLLIRLGRVPTVLVSSAVAAEEVMKSRDLAFASRPRVVMAERLLYGRDVAFAPYGDYWRQTRRICAVHLLSPRRILSFRRVREEEAAALVERVRTSAGAGAVVDLSELLIAYANYVVSRAAFGDDSARGLYEGDDRGRELRKVFAQFDVLLGTTPLGELLPGMGWVDFVRGLEGKARRTFEALDGMVEKVIEDHRRRRRQAGGRQMRDDVDGNDHRDFVDVLLDVNETDKDACVRLGTVEIKAIILDMFAGGTSTTTTAMEWTMAELIAHPHAMRKLQDEIRAAVGGADHVTEDHVDKVGYLKAVVKETLRLHPPVPLLVPREPPADAEILGHHVPARTQVVINSWAIGRDPATWERPDEFWPERFLDSSVDFRGQDFELLPFGAGRRGCPGIGFAMSTLEMAIASLLHHFDWEPAGGNVPGTLLDMSEVNGIAVRIKGGLPLVAKAWFP encoded by the exons ATGGCGGTGTCGCTTGCCGCGGTCCTCGTACTCATCCCCACCTTGGTCGTATCTCTCATATACTACCTCCTCTCTGGCAAGAAGCCCAGCAGCAACGGGCAGCGGaggctgccgccgtcgccgccaggcCTCCCGTTCCTCGGCCACCTCCACTTCCTCGGCTCCTTGCCGCACCGGGGCCTCGGGTCCCTGGCCGCGAAGCACGGACCGGTTCTGCTGATCCGGCTCGGCCGCGTGCCCACCGTGCTCGTCTCCTCCGCCGTCGCCGCGGAGGAGGTGATGAAATCCCGCGACCTCGCCTTCGCGAGCCGCCCCAGGGTTGTCATGGCCGAGCGACTCCTCTACGGGCGCGACGTCGCGTTCGCGCCGTATGGTGACTACTGGCGGCAGACACGCCGCATCTGCGCGGTCCACCTCCTCAGCCCGCGCCGCATCCTGTCCTTCCGCCGGGTccgggaggaggaggccgccgcgctGGTCGAGCGTGTCCGTACCAGCGCCGGCGCTGGCGCCGTCGTTGACCTGAGCGAGCTCCTCATCGCCTACGCCAACTACGTCGTCTCCCGCGCTGCGTTCGGCGACGATAGCGCGCGCGGGCTGTACGAAGGCGACGACAGAGGACGCGAGCTGCGGAAGGTGTTCGCCCAATTCGACGTGCTGCTCGGGACAACGCCGTTGGGAGAGCTCCTGCCGGGGATGGGCTGGGTGGACTTTGTGCGGGGGTTGGAAGGGAAGGCGAGGCGGACGTTCGAGGCGCTGGACGGGATGGTCGAGAAGGTCATTGAGGACCACCGCAGACGGCGGCGTCAAGCAGGCGGGCGGCAGATGCGAGACGACGTCGACGGCAATGATCACCGCGACTTCGTGGACGTGCTGCTCGATGTAAACGAGACGGACAAGGACGCCTGCGTTCGGCTCGGAACGGTCGAAATTAAGGCCATTATCTTG GACATGTTCGCGGGCGGCACCTCCACCACGACCACGGCGATGGAATGGACCATGGCGGAGCTCATCGCCCACCCGCACGCGATGCGCAAGCTCCAGGACGAGATCCGAGCGGCCGTGGGCGGCGCCGACCACGTCACCGAGGACCACGTCGACAAGGTAGGCTACCTAAAGGCCGTGGTCAAGGAGACTCTCCGGCTGCACCCGCCGGTTCCGCTCCTGGTACCCCGGGAGCCACCCGCGGACGCCGAGATACTCGGCCACCACGTCCCGGCGCGGACGCAGGTCGTGATCAACTCGTGGGCCATCGGCCGGGACCCGGCGACGTGGGAGCGCCCCGATGAGTTCTGGCCGGAGAGGTTCTTGGACAGCAGCGTGGACTTCAGGGGCCAGGACTTCGAGCTGCTGCCGTTCGGTGCCGGGAGGAGAGGGTGCCCGGGGATCGGGTTCGCCATGTCGACTCTCGAAATGGCGATTGCGAGCTTGCTGCATCACTTTGATTGGGAGCCCGCCGGCGGGAACGTGCCAGGGACGCTGCTGGACATGAGCGAGGTGAACGGCATCGCTGTGCGGATCAAGGGCGGCCTGCCGCTTGTCGCCAAAGCGTGGTTTCCATAG